A region of Allocoleopsis franciscana PCC 7113 DNA encodes the following proteins:
- a CDS encoding VOC family protein, with amino-acid sequence MNTVLFHLAFPVTDIEQTKAFYGNGLGCEMGRESRHALIFNLYGNQLVAHVTQEPPTPQKGIYPRHFGLIFTEESDWEALLERVQQHNLTFYEQPKLRFKGQITEHRTFFLQDPFYNLLEFKFYRHHEAIFGGRELAEVGDRV; translated from the coding sequence ATGAACACAGTTCTGTTTCATCTCGCGTTTCCCGTTACCGACATTGAGCAGACCAAAGCGTTTTATGGAAATGGGCTGGGCTGCGAAATGGGGCGAGAATCCCGCCATGCCTTGATTTTTAATTTGTACGGTAATCAGCTTGTAGCTCATGTTACCCAAGAACCCCCAACGCCACAAAAGGGCATTTATCCCCGACACTTTGGCTTGATTTTCACCGAAGAATCGGATTGGGAAGCCTTGCTAGAGCGTGTGCAACAGCACAATTTAACCTTTTACGAACAGCCCAAACTCCGTTTTAAGGGTCAAATCACCGAGCATCGCACGTTCTTTTTACAAGACCCGTTTTATAACTTACTAGAGTTTAAGTTTTACCGCCATCATGAAGCGATTTTTGGGGGGCGGGAGTTGGCAGAGGTTGGCGATCGTGTTTAA
- the rph gene encoding ribonuclease PH, with protein MPWQRPDNRQPDELRPISFERDFTRFALSSVLTKCGNTQVLCNVTLQEGVPKFLEGTGGGWLTAEYRMLPGATPKRQERELFKLSGRTQEIQRLIGRSLRACLDMKVLGERTLIVDADVLQADAGTRTTSITGGYVALADALDKLLKKGVLERSPLSNQVAAVSVGLLEGEPFLDLNYLEDVAAEVDFNVVMNDKLGIIEAQGTAESGTFSRHQLNQLLDFAEKGIKELLIAQNQSLL; from the coding sequence ATGCCTTGGCAGCGTCCTGACAATCGGCAACCCGACGAGTTACGTCCCATTAGCTTTGAGCGAGACTTTACTCGCTTTGCCCTCAGTTCCGTCTTAACCAAGTGCGGAAACACTCAGGTACTGTGTAACGTAACCCTACAGGAGGGAGTCCCCAAGTTTTTGGAAGGTACGGGAGGCGGCTGGCTAACGGCTGAGTATAGAATGCTCCCAGGAGCCACCCCCAAGCGTCAAGAACGGGAACTTTTCAAACTATCGGGGCGAACTCAGGAAATTCAGCGATTGATTGGACGCAGTTTACGGGCATGTCTGGATATGAAAGTATTAGGAGAACGTACCCTAATTGTTGATGCAGATGTTCTCCAGGCTGATGCAGGTACCCGTACAACCTCGATCACTGGTGGATATGTTGCCCTAGCCGACGCCTTGGATAAGTTACTCAAAAAAGGAGTATTGGAGCGATCGCCTCTGAGTAATCAAGTGGCAGCCGTTTCTGTAGGACTCTTGGAGGGAGAACCATTTTTGGACCTCAACTACCTTGAAGATGTCGCGGCTGAAGTAGACTTCAATGTCGTGATGAACGACAAGCTGGGTATTATTGAGGCACAAGGGACAGCCGAATCCGGTACCTTTAGTCGCCATCAACTCAATCAACTTCTAGACTTTGCAGAAAAGGGCATTAAAGAACTGCTCATAGCTCAGAATCAATCCTTACTCTAG
- the hetR gene encoding heterocyst differentiation master regulator HetR, translating into MMNQVDLIKSLSPSAMDQIMLYLAFSAMRTSGHRHGAFLDAAATAAKCAIYTTYLEQGENTRMTGHLHHIEPKRVKVIVEEVRQALSEGKLLKMLGSQEPRYLIQFPYVWMEHYPWQPGRSRISGTSLNAEEKRYISEKLPDNLPDAQVINSLQFLELIEFLHSRSQEEFEKERRVPLSEAMAEHIKRRLLYSGTVTRIDCPWGLPYYALTGASYSPTDGKERTYTMVEDTARYFRLMRDWAERQPKVMRVLEELDIPPENLDQAMEELDEVIRAWADRHHRADGEPMVLQMVFGPKVD; encoded by the coding sequence ATGATGAACCAAGTCGATCTGATCAAAAGCCTTAGCCCCAGCGCCATGGATCAGATTATGCTATATCTGGCTTTCAGCGCGATGAGAACCAGCGGACACCGACACGGGGCTTTTCTAGATGCCGCAGCAACCGCTGCGAAATGCGCGATCTATACAACCTATTTGGAGCAAGGTGAAAATACCCGGATGACGGGTCATTTACACCACATTGAGCCAAAGCGGGTCAAAGTGATCGTTGAGGAAGTCCGGCAAGCCTTATCAGAGGGGAAGCTGTTGAAGATGCTGGGTTCTCAGGAACCTCGCTATCTGATTCAATTTCCTTACGTTTGGATGGAACACTATCCCTGGCAACCAGGGCGATCGCGCATCTCTGGTACCAGCCTCAACGCTGAGGAAAAGCGATACATTTCGGAAAAACTGCCGGATAATCTGCCAGATGCTCAGGTGATCAACTCCCTTCAGTTTTTGGAGTTGATTGAATTTCTGCACAGTCGCTCTCAGGAAGAATTTGAAAAAGAGCGGCGCGTGCCTTTAAGTGAAGCGATGGCAGAACACATCAAGCGCCGTCTTCTTTACTCCGGTACAGTCACGCGCATTGATTGCCCTTGGGGATTACCGTACTATGCCTTAACCGGTGCATCTTACTCGCCAACCGATGGCAAAGAACGCACTTACACTATGGTCGAGGACACGGCGCGGTACTTCCGGTTAATGAGAGATTGGGCAGAGCGTCAGCCCAAAGTAATGCGAGTGCTGGAAGAATTGGATATTCCGCCAGAGAACCTTGACCAAGCGATGGAAGAACTTGATGAAGTGATTCGCGCTTGGGCCGATAGGCATCACCGCGCCGATGGTGAGCCAATGGTGCTACAGATGGTTTTTGGTCCGAAAGTGGACTAG
- a CDS encoding P-loop NTPase family protein, with protein sequence MVSQLEATKIDSPCPLPYHIEGLVQVFTTSHRSFFTNVIAQALRIAGQGTPVLVVQFLKGGIGQGYEHPVRLGQHLDWIRCDLPRYIDTPELDESEHRALMELWQYTQSVVLAGKYSLVVLDELSLAINFGLIPQDEVLAFLKKRPSHVDIILTGPQMPKAILDVADQITEIRRSQHL encoded by the coding sequence ATGGTTTCCCAGTTAGAAGCGACCAAAATTGATTCACCTTGTCCCCTTCCCTACCACATTGAGGGACTGGTACAAGTGTTTACCACCTCCCACCGCAGCTTTTTTACCAATGTTATCGCCCAAGCCCTAAGAATTGCGGGTCAAGGTACTCCTGTTCTGGTGGTTCAGTTCCTCAAAGGCGGAATTGGGCAAGGGTATGAGCACCCTGTGCGTTTAGGGCAGCATCTCGATTGGATTCGTTGCGATCTTCCCCGCTACATTGACACACCGGAGTTAGACGAGTCAGAGCATCGCGCTTTGATGGAGTTATGGCAGTACACTCAGAGCGTAGTATTGGCAGGAAAATACTCGTTAGTTGTGCTTGATGAACTTAGCTTAGCCATCAACTTTGGCTTAATTCCCCAAGATGAGGTGCTAGCGTTTCTCAAAAAACGCCCCAGTCACGTTGATATTATTTTAACGGGGCCACAAATGCCCAAAGCGATTCTCGATGTCGCTGACCAAATCACAGAAATTCGCCGCAGTCAACACTTGTAA
- a CDS encoding helix-turn-helix domain-containing protein, producing the protein MGRAGKAIKQALTTYGISQNQLAAAMGVGHANVSRWVNEVRDPGGETILEIREALGQINPAAAEEFIGLYLEQPRNEEY; encoded by the coding sequence ATGGGAAGAGCAGGTAAAGCCATTAAACAGGCACTAACAACTTATGGCATTAGCCAAAATCAGTTAGCAGCGGCGATGGGAGTGGGACACGCCAATGTCAGCCGTTGGGTGAATGAGGTGAGAGATCCAGGGGGTGAAACGATACTTGAAATTCGGGAAGCGCTTGGGCAGATTAATCCAGCAGCCGCAGAAGAGTTCATTGGGCTATATCTAGAGCAACCGAGAAACGAAGAATACTAA
- a CDS encoding FAD-dependent oxidoreductase has protein sequence MQKLFTDVLVVGGGTGGTAAAIQAARRGVRTILVSEFSWLGGMLTSAGVAAPDGNELAAFQTGLWGAFLQELRHQQTGGLDNSWVSMFSYDPRIGAKIFADWVQQLPNLKWMAGQTPIEVLQQSNCITGVRFADFTVHAKITLDGTELGDLLALADVPHRWGWDLLSTQGGSATRSAQGGSATLSHVAEPSAPISPNELTQRYPVQAPTWVVILKDFGNAEDAPEIPIPPHYNPELFAGAWDNYGAELFMNYGRLPGGLFMINWPIHGNDYGEGVGRLVESPEQRQQFLQEALWHTQGFAHFIQTQLGHRYGLADNIFSPSLMGGGAYALHPYYRESRRLQGLATVLEQDILPIAGGQVAALPLDETGSEITSIAVGNYPNDHHYPGVNFPLKPKSIRWGGRWTGTPFTIPYRSLVPLSTDGLLACDKNISASHIANGATRLQPVVMNLGQAAGMAASLCIERGCQPRDLPVRCLQEALLQDSVAPVAMIPLFNLPANHPDWLYWQRYYLDHPEEYPVTGNVSIQTLKVERLNVKSQEDQLPASTFTGCFQRHEQQDYSLTLTAPVVHTGQTWILITLEPEVDKQLQACKDQQQLKVWGRLNYSGGWLVVEKIESV, from the coding sequence ATGCAAAAGTTATTTACCGATGTCTTAGTCGTTGGAGGTGGTACTGGCGGTACCGCTGCCGCCATCCAAGCGGCGCGTAGAGGTGTCCGCACCATCCTCGTAAGTGAATTCTCTTGGTTAGGGGGAATGCTCACCTCTGCGGGCGTTGCAGCACCGGATGGTAATGAATTAGCCGCCTTTCAAACCGGCCTTTGGGGTGCCTTCCTGCAAGAACTGCGACATCAACAAACAGGGGGGTTAGATAATAGTTGGGTCAGTATGTTTTCTTACGATCCCCGCATCGGAGCAAAGATATTCGCAGATTGGGTGCAGCAACTCCCTAACCTGAAATGGATGGCGGGACAGACCCCAATAGAAGTTTTGCAACAAAGTAACTGTATTACGGGTGTTCGCTTTGCCGATTTCACCGTCCACGCCAAGATTACACTGGACGGAACGGAACTGGGAGACTTGTTGGCATTGGCAGATGTGCCCCATCGTTGGGGTTGGGACTTGCTCTCTACCCAAGGCGGCAGCGCAACGCGATCTGCCCAAGGCGGCAGCGCAACGCTATCGCATGTTGCAGAACCCAGTGCCCCCATCTCTCCTAATGAGCTAACTCAACGATATCCAGTGCAGGCTCCAACTTGGGTGGTTATCCTCAAAGATTTTGGCAATGCCGAGGATGCCCCAGAAATTCCTATCCCACCTCATTACAATCCTGAGTTGTTTGCAGGTGCCTGGGATAACTACGGCGCAGAACTGTTTATGAATTATGGGCGCTTACCTGGAGGGCTATTTATGATCAACTGGCCTATCCACGGGAATGATTATGGTGAAGGTGTGGGGCGTTTAGTTGAATCTCCAGAACAGCGACAGCAATTTCTTCAGGAAGCGCTTTGGCACACGCAAGGTTTTGCCCATTTTATTCAAACCCAATTGGGGCATCGTTACGGCTTAGCCGACAACATTTTTTCTCCCTCTCTAATGGGCGGGGGGGCTTATGCGTTACATCCCTACTACCGCGAAAGCCGACGCCTTCAGGGGCTTGCTACAGTGCTTGAACAAGATATCTTACCCATTGCTGGGGGGCAAGTGGCAGCTTTACCACTCGATGAAACAGGCAGTGAAATCACTTCCATCGCTGTGGGAAACTACCCCAATGACCACCATTACCCCGGCGTCAATTTTCCCTTAAAACCAAAATCAATCCGCTGGGGGGGACGCTGGACAGGCACACCGTTTACGATTCCATATAGATCATTAGTTCCACTATCAACAGATGGTCTTTTAGCTTGTGATAAAAATATTTCGGCATCTCACATTGCCAATGGAGCAACCCGGTTACAACCCGTAGTGATGAACCTGGGACAAGCCGCAGGCATGGCAGCCTCATTGTGCATTGAACGGGGATGTCAGCCTAGAGATTTACCCGTCAGGTGTCTCCAAGAAGCCTTATTACAGGACTCTGTTGCTCCTGTGGCGATGATTCCTCTGTTCAATTTGCCAGCTAACCATCCAGACTGGCTGTATTGGCAGCGCTACTACCTGGATCACCCAGAAGAGTATCCGGTAACGGGGAATGTCAGCATTCAAACGTTGAAGGTTGAAAGGTTAAATGTTAAAAGTCAGGAGGATCAACTACCAGCTTCTACCTTTACTGGCTGTTTCCAACGCCATGAACAGCAGGATTACAGCCTGACTCTGACGGCACCAGTGGTTCACACGGGACAGACTTGGATACTGATTACTCTAGAACCAGAGGTTGATAAGCAACTTCAGGCTTGTAAAGACCAGCAACAGCTCAAGGTTTGGGGGCGTCTTAATTACTCAGGTGGCTGGCTAGTGGTGGAAAAGATTGAGTCCGTGTAA
- a CDS encoding esterase/lipase family protein yields MNNQNNRNPVVLVHGIIRTSSVFRTLAPYLIQQGWSVYLIDLKPNNATLPLEEMAAQVRDFINKTFPPEQPIDLVGLSMGGLVTRYYVQRLGGMNRVQRFITISAPNQGTWLAYFWHSHACVQMRPGSVFLEDLNQDVQILEHINFTSLWTAWDFIIIPARNSQMPVGRDVKLSIFAHAFMVVHPRSLAAVVAALSEPIKCEHVKHDRQPLPTPAPQKSLHDGGKT; encoded by the coding sequence ATGAACAATCAGAACAACCGAAATCCAGTCGTGCTGGTTCACGGCATTATTAGAACTTCTTCTGTTTTCCGTACCCTAGCTCCTTACCTGATTCAACAAGGTTGGTCGGTTTATCTGATCGACCTAAAACCGAATAATGCCACCTTACCTTTAGAAGAGATGGCAGCTCAAGTTAGGGACTTTATCAACAAAACATTTCCACCCGAACAGCCCATCGATTTAGTCGGCTTGAGCATGGGGGGATTGGTGACACGCTACTACGTGCAACGATTAGGAGGGATGAATCGAGTACAGCGATTTATTACAATCTCTGCGCCCAACCAAGGCACTTGGCTAGCCTATTTTTGGCATAGTCATGCCTGTGTTCAGATGCGTCCCGGTAGTGTGTTTCTTGAAGATTTGAATCAAGATGTCCAGATACTGGAACACATTAACTTCACGTCTCTCTGGACAGCTTGGGATTTTATTATTATCCCTGCCCGAAACTCCCAGATGCCTGTAGGGCGGGATGTCAAATTATCCATTTTTGCTCATGCTTTCATGGTTGTCCATCCTCGCAGTCTAGCAGCCGTAGTCGCCGCACTTTCCGAACCTATAAAATGCGAGCACGTTAAACACGATCGCCAACCTCTGCCAACTCCCGCCCCCCAAAAATCGCTTCATGATGGCGGTAAAACTTAA
- a CDS encoding adenylate kinase family protein: protein MRLVILGGPGAGKGTQARKLCRQLAISEISTSDILRQAIASQSELGRQAQVYVDKGELVPDPILIEFMRNRLLQDDAKGKGWLLEGYPRTAFQAEELDFLLDDLEQQLDWAIYIEVPQSVMMDRCLGRTHSFQGNPKGNNFVKDSRPDDQPEIIQRRLNLFYERTIPILEYYGYRKRLLTINGDQLPEQVEQDILQKLQI, encoded by the coding sequence GTGAGACTGGTGATTCTGGGAGGCCCAGGAGCAGGAAAGGGAACACAGGCTCGAAAGTTGTGCCGCCAACTGGCTATCTCTGAGATTTCCACCAGTGATATTTTGCGACAGGCGATCGCATCCCAAAGTGAATTGGGGCGTCAGGCACAAGTGTATGTGGACAAAGGAGAACTCGTCCCTGATCCCATCCTGATTGAATTTATGCGAAATCGTCTGTTACAAGACGACGCTAAGGGTAAAGGCTGGTTGTTAGAAGGCTATCCCCGCACGGCTTTTCAGGCAGAGGAGTTGGATTTTTTACTGGATGATTTAGAGCAGCAGTTAGACTGGGCGATTTACATAGAGGTGCCCCAATCCGTGATGATGGATCGCTGCCTTGGGCGAACCCACAGCTTCCAAGGCAATCCCAAAGGCAATAACTTCGTCAAAGATTCGCGCCCAGACGATCAGCCTGAAATCATACAGCGTCGCCTCAATTTATTCTATGAACGAACTATTCCCATCCTAGAATACTATGGGTATCGCAAGCGGCTGTTGACCATCAACGGAGACCAATTGCCAGAGCAGGTAGAGCAGGATATTTTGCAAAAACTCCAAATTTAA
- the mgsA gene encoding methylglyoxal synthase — protein MPTTIALIAHDRKKDDIVAFVRAHTPILSRYKLIATGTTGQRIQEGTGLPVERMLSGPMGGDAQIAAQVATGNVIAVIFLLDSLYAQPHEPDIQALLRICEVHNIPLATNLATAEAIVAMLRQTRIGYLIFNPVSGQGNAQQDLALIQQLLEPQIRLNVHLTTPELSAEQLAQDAIAQGAELILASGGDGTISAVAGAVIGTGIPLGIIARGTANAFAVALGIPTNIRGACETILAGTTCIVDAARCNGFPMILLAGIGFEAEMVERANREAKSRFGALAYIVAGIQQLNEHELFATQIEIEGIVKEFQAGAVTVANAAPPTSVLAQGLGQVIATDGLLDVTIAMPSTKLQAVNAMLNLFGSALIQTAPNRPDIIHLRTKQLKVTTDPPQKIVVDGEIIGTTPAEIECIPNGLTVFASPIIEQTV, from the coding sequence ATGCCCACCACCATCGCCCTCATTGCCCACGATCGCAAAAAAGACGATATTGTTGCCTTTGTCCGTGCCCATACACCCATCCTTTCCCGCTACAAATTAATCGCAACCGGAACCACCGGACAGCGCATCCAAGAAGGAACAGGTTTACCCGTCGAACGCATGTTGTCTGGGCCGATGGGAGGCGATGCTCAAATTGCGGCTCAAGTTGCCACGGGTAACGTTATTGCCGTAATTTTCCTGCTTGACTCCCTCTACGCTCAACCTCACGAACCGGATATCCAAGCCCTGTTACGCATCTGCGAGGTACATAACATCCCTCTTGCCACAAACCTAGCTACAGCCGAAGCGATCGTGGCAATGCTGCGTCAGACTCGTATAGGCTACCTCATCTTTAATCCCGTTTCCGGTCAAGGGAATGCACAACAAGATCTAGCCCTAATCCAACAGCTTCTAGAACCCCAAATTCGGTTAAATGTTCACTTGACAACCCCGGAACTGAGTGCCGAACAATTGGCACAGGATGCGATCGCCCAAGGAGCAGAACTGATTCTTGCTTCAGGTGGTGATGGTACGATATCCGCCGTAGCTGGTGCAGTGATTGGCACAGGCATACCTTTGGGCATCATTGCTAGGGGAACCGCCAATGCCTTTGCCGTTGCCTTGGGAATTCCTACCAATATTCGAGGAGCTTGCGAAACGATTTTAGCAGGGACTACCTGTATTGTGGATGCGGCTCGCTGCAATGGGTTCCCGATGATTTTGCTGGCGGGTATTGGCTTTGAGGCAGAAATGGTGGAACGAGCCAACCGGGAGGCGAAAAGCCGATTCGGAGCCTTAGCTTATATCGTAGCTGGCATCCAACAACTTAACGAACATGAACTGTTTGCCACTCAGATTGAGATTGAGGGCATTGTCAAGGAGTTCCAAGCCGGAGCTGTCACCGTTGCCAACGCCGCACCACCGACTTCAGTTCTGGCTCAGGGATTAGGACAGGTGATTGCGACAGATGGTCTGTTGGATGTGACAATTGCTATGCCCAGCACTAAGCTTCAAGCCGTTAATGCCATGCTTAACCTGTTTGGCTCAGCTTTAATCCAGACTGCGCCCAACCGACCCGATATTATCCACCTACGCACTAAGCAGCTCAAAGTCACAACCGATCCACCTCAAAAAATAGTCGTGGATGGTGAAATTATCGGCACGACTCCTGCCGAGATTGAATGTATTCCTAATGGACTAACCGTTTTTGCCTCACCCATCATTGAACAGACTGTGTAA
- a CDS encoding hydroxysqualene dehydroxylase, with the protein MSAASKQKRVVVVGAGWAGLGATYHLAKQGYDVTLLEASPYPGGLVAGWKTPGGRSVEGGIHGFWYPYSNIFSLVRELGLNPFTPFTRSSQYSPAGLEVESPIFQNEPRLPTPLGTFLYTQFQRLPLIDRLSALPLLYAIIDFDNSDEAWQRYDKVTARELFKQFGVSARLYKDSFEPMLLVGLFAPGEQCSAAAALGMLYYFILAHQPDFDVVWCRGTVGEMIFNPWVERIQQAGGRVLTNKRVTDILLDNMGKANGVVCGDEVFEADAVIFSVSVSGMKKIVSGSPTLQNYREFRDLKNLGAIDVLATRLWFDRKINIRHPSNACFGFDPTTGWTFFDLNALQDEYRDEPGSVIEADFYHANQLLPLSDEQIVEKVQRDLATCIPAFGQAKIIDSCVIRVPQGVTHFAPGSYQYLMPSVTTIENVFMSGDWIVTRHGSWSQEKAYVTGLEAANIAIAYLGHGRYANIIPVEPDEPHIQLGRMMNKTVRDLGKNLLPDFWLP; encoded by the coding sequence ATGTCAGCAGCGTCAAAACAAAAACGGGTAGTCGTCGTCGGTGCCGGTTGGGCTGGATTAGGAGCAACCTACCACTTAGCGAAACAGGGTTACGACGTTACACTCCTAGAAGCGAGTCCTTATCCTGGTGGTTTAGTGGCAGGCTGGAAAACGCCTGGAGGACGTTCCGTTGAGGGCGGAATTCATGGCTTCTGGTACCCCTACAGCAATATCTTTTCCCTGGTTCGAGAATTGGGACTAAATCCGTTTACCCCCTTTACCCGTTCCTCCCAATATTCCCCTGCCGGGTTGGAAGTGGAATCACCGATTTTTCAAAACGAACCGCGACTCCCCACGCCACTCGGAACCTTTCTTTATACTCAGTTCCAGCGCTTGCCACTCATTGATCGGCTTTCTGCTTTACCTTTACTTTATGCCATCATTGATTTTGATAACTCCGATGAAGCATGGCAACGCTATGACAAAGTAACGGCCCGTGAACTATTTAAACAGTTTGGTGTCTCCGCCCGACTGTATAAAGATTCCTTTGAACCCATGTTATTAGTCGGCTTATTTGCACCTGGGGAACAGTGTTCTGCCGCCGCTGCCTTGGGGATGCTTTACTACTTTATCCTCGCTCATCAACCCGATTTTGATGTTGTTTGGTGTCGGGGAACGGTTGGGGAAATGATATTTAACCCTTGGGTGGAACGCATCCAGCAAGCTGGCGGTAGGGTACTCACAAATAAACGAGTAACAGATATCCTTCTCGACAACATGGGTAAGGCGAACGGGGTTGTCTGCGGCGATGAAGTTTTTGAGGCAGACGCGGTGATTTTTAGTGTTAGCGTCAGTGGCATGAAAAAGATAGTTAGCGGTAGCCCCACGCTACAAAATTATCGGGAATTTCGAGACTTGAAGAATTTAGGGGCAATTGATGTTTTGGCAACTCGGTTGTGGTTCGATCGCAAAATAAACATCCGTCATCCCTCGAATGCCTGCTTTGGATTTGACCCCACAACAGGATGGACATTTTTTGACCTCAATGCCTTGCAAGACGAATATCGTGATGAACCCGGTAGCGTCATTGAAGCGGACTTTTACCATGCCAATCAGTTGCTACCTCTAAGTGATGAGCAAATTGTAGAAAAAGTTCAGCGTGATTTAGCAACTTGTATCCCAGCATTTGGACAGGCAAAAATTATCGATAGCTGTGTAATCCGGGTACCGCAAGGCGTGACTCATTTTGCACCAGGTAGCTATCAGTATTTGATGCCATCCGTAACGACCATCGAAAATGTTTTTATGAGTGGGGATTGGATTGTCACTCGTCATGGTTCTTGGTCACAAGAGAAGGCTTATGTTACAGGTTTGGAAGCTGCCAATATTGCGATTGCGTATTTGGGTCATGGACGTTATGCAAACATTATCCCTGTTGAACCGGATGAACCCCATATTCAGTTAGGTCGGATGATGAATAAGACAGTGCGCGATTTGGGTAAGAATTTATTGCCCGATTTTTGGTTGCCTTAG
- a CDS encoding TIGR00297 family protein — MLFTTSFTPWLIAVGLNTVLLAIVWIAPKKLLTPAGIFHAWLLGVLIWGTLGWQGYVVVVFYFLVGSAVTRIGMEQKEAAGIAEKRSGARGPENVWGSALTGALCALGTLLVASPYRSLLLLGYVASFATKLSDTCGSEVGKAYGKRTFLITTLQPVARGTEGAISLEGTIAGVVGSIAIALIGWGVNLISLTDVLFCVLAAFIATNVESLIGATLQSKFDWMTNEVVNFINTLIGAIIAVLLVLAWRWYGLG, encoded by the coding sequence ATGCTTTTTACTACTTCTTTCACTCCTTGGCTGATTGCGGTTGGATTGAACACAGTTTTACTGGCGATTGTCTGGATTGCCCCGAAGAAGTTACTCACGCCAGCAGGGATATTTCACGCTTGGTTGCTGGGTGTTCTGATCTGGGGCACCCTAGGTTGGCAGGGCTATGTGGTTGTGGTGTTCTACTTCCTCGTCGGTTCTGCCGTTACCCGGATCGGGATGGAGCAAAAGGAAGCCGCAGGCATTGCGGAAAAGCGATCGGGTGCTAGAGGGCCGGAAAATGTCTGGGGTTCTGCTCTTACTGGCGCACTCTGTGCTTTAGGAACCCTATTGGTTGCGTCGCCTTATCGGAGTTTGTTGCTTTTAGGCTATGTTGCCAGTTTTGCCACTAAGCTCTCAGATACTTGTGGCAGTGAGGTGGGCAAAGCCTACGGCAAACGAACGTTTCTCATCACCACCTTACAGCCTGTAGCGCGGGGGACTGAGGGGGCAATTAGCTTGGAAGGAACGATCGCCGGTGTCGTGGGATCAATTGCGATCGCCTTAATCGGTTGGGGTGTAAATCTGATTTCCTTGACAGATGTCTTATTCTGTGTATTGGCTGCCTTCATCGCCACCAACGTAGAGAGCTTAATTGGTGCAACCCTTCAATCCAAATTTGACTGGATGACGAATGAAGTCGTGAATTTTATCAATACCCTGATTGGTGCGATCATAGCAGTGCTGCTGGTTTTAGCATGGCGCTGGTACGGCTTGGGTTGA
- a CDS encoding RNA recognition motif domain-containing protein, which produces MSIYVGNLSYEVTQEDLSAVFAEYGSVKRIQLPTDRETGRLRGFAFVEMGTEAEETAAIEALDGAEWMGRDMKVNKAKPREDRGPGGGGNRRNNNFSRRY; this is translated from the coding sequence ATGTCCATTTATGTAGGCAACCTATCCTACGAGGTCACTCAAGAAGACCTCAGCGCTGTTTTTGCAGAATATGGTTCTGTAAAGCGGATTCAGCTACCCACAGACCGTGAAACAGGTCGCTTACGCGGTTTTGCTTTTGTGGAAATGGGTACAGAAGCTGAAGAAACAGCAGCGATTGAGGCTCTTGATGGAGCTGAGTGGATGGGTCGTGATATGAAAGTCAATAAGGCGAAGCCTCGCGAAGATAGAGGTCCTGGTGGTGGCGGTAACCGGAGAAACAACAACTTCTCTCGTCGCTACTAA
- the crcB gene encoding fluoride efflux transporter CrcB — protein MQQPSVRTPIAISLGAIAGALSRYYLTLWFVQRFGTAFPYGTFFINLTGCFAMGFFVTFALEHVAIIPPEIRLMVTTGFLGAYTTFSTYGLESLTLLRERNFVAFSFYWGGSAILGIISVQLGVILAHLGK, from the coding sequence ATGCAACAGCCATCTGTTCGTACTCCCATAGCCATTAGTTTAGGCGCGATCGCAGGTGCTCTCTCGCGTTACTATCTTACTTTATGGTTTGTCCAACGCTTCGGCACAGCGTTTCCCTATGGCACCTTTTTCATTAATCTTACTGGCTGTTTTGCGATGGGGTTCTTCGTCACCTTTGCTTTAGAACACGTAGCAATAATTCCGCCAGAAATTCGTCTAATGGTTACAACTGGATTTTTGGGCGCTTACACGACGTTCTCAACTTATGGATTAGAAAGTCTTACTTTACTGCGTGAGCGCAACTTTGTGGCTTTCAGTTTTTACTGGGGAGGTAGTGCCATACTCGGAATTATTAGCGTTCAGTTGGGCGTTATCCTCGCCCACTTAGGAAAATAA